The following are encoded together in the Streptomyces sp. NBC_01465 genome:
- a CDS encoding serine hydrolase domain-containing protein, with product MPVPTPSPCSSLLPRLLVPALLAASLLGAAASATSPEPGPSPSTTALSRLVSAGTAPAAALLSQSPSTGSRFVTTGPAVRRTDHFRAGSITKTFVATVVLQLAAEHKLRLSDTVESHLPNLVRGHGNDGRRITLRALLSHTAGLYDYTHSTAARASAPRTPLAALHTALAHSPTRIGSYAYSNTDYVLLGLVVHQVTGRSYAAEVTRRILTPLHLTGTSFPGARRTLPSPYGRSYSLSAPGRDATTLVDPRTAGAAGELISTLADLNHFYSALLGGRLLPAPALADLLNTTPAQGRYGLGVFPQRLSCGRTVWGHNGRITGSYVRTATTGDGRHTVTFRLNSDTEPAPSLERAVLEAEFCP from the coding sequence GTGCCCGTCCCCACGCCATCTCCCTGCTCCTCACTGCTTCCCCGCCTGCTCGTCCCCGCCCTGCTCGCTGCCTCGCTCCTGGGTGCGGCCGCCTCGGCCACGTCCCCCGAGCCGGGCCCCTCCCCCAGCACCACCGCCCTCTCGCGCCTGGTCTCCGCGGGGACCGCCCCGGCGGCGGCGCTCCTCTCCCAGAGCCCCTCCACCGGCTCCCGCTTCGTCACCACGGGTCCCGCCGTCCGCCGCACCGACCACTTCCGGGCCGGCAGCATCACCAAGACCTTCGTCGCGACGGTCGTCCTCCAACTCGCCGCCGAGCACAAGCTCCGCCTCTCCGACACCGTCGAGAGCCACCTCCCGAACCTCGTCCGCGGCCACGGCAACGACGGCCGCCGGATCACACTGCGCGCCCTGCTCTCCCACACAGCGGGCCTGTACGACTACACCCACTCCACCGCCGCCCGTGCTTCGGCTCCGCGTACCCCCCTTGCCGCCCTCCACACCGCCCTGGCGCACTCCCCGACCCGTATCGGCTCCTACGCGTACTCCAACACCGACTACGTGCTCCTCGGGCTGGTCGTCCACCAGGTCACCGGTCGCTCCTATGCGGCCGAGGTCACCCGCCGCATCCTCACCCCCCTGCATCTCACGGGCACTTCGTTCCCCGGCGCCCGCCGCACCCTCCCCTCCCCGTACGGCCGCTCCTACTCCCTCAGCGCCCCCGGCCGGGACGCCACCACCCTGGTCGACCCCCGCACCGCGGGCGCCGCCGGCGAGCTCATATCGACCCTCGCCGACCTGAACCACTTCTACTCAGCCCTCCTCGGCGGCCGCCTCCTCCCCGCCCCGGCCCTGGCCGACCTCCTCAACACCACGCCCGCCCAGGGCCGCTACGGACTCGGCGTCTTTCCCCAGCGGCTCAGCTGCGGCCGCACCGTCTGGGGGCACAACGGCCGCATCACCGGCAGTTACGTCCGCACCGCCACCACCGGGGACGGCCGCCACACCGTCACGTTCCGCCTCAACTCGGACACCGAACCGGCCCCCTCGCTCGAACGAGCCGTCCTGGAAGCCGAGTTCTGCCCCTGA
- a CDS encoding GuaB3 family IMP dehydrogenase-related protein, with translation MTEIEIGRGKRGRRAYAFDDIAIVPSRRTRDPKEVSIAWQIDAYRFELPFLAAPMDSVVSPQTAIRIGEMGGLGVLNLEGLWTRYEDPQPLLDEIADELDEANATRRLQELYAAPIKEELIGQRIKEVRDSGVVTAAALSPQRTAQFSKAVVDAGVDIFVIRGTTVSAEHVSGAAEPLNLKQFIYELDVPVIVGGCATYTAALHLMRTGAAGVLVGFGGGAAHTTRNVLGIQVPMATAVADVAAARRDYMDESGGRYVHVIADGGVGWSGDLPKAIACGADSVMIGSPLARATDAPGKGHHWGMEAVHEDVPRGKLVDLGIVGTTEEILTGPSHTPDGSMNFFGALRRSMATTGYSELKEFQRVEVTVADAQHKR, from the coding sequence GTGACTGAGATCGAGATCGGGCGCGGCAAGCGCGGCCGCAGGGCGTACGCGTTCGACGACATCGCCATCGTGCCGAGCCGGCGCACCCGGGACCCGAAGGAGGTCTCGATCGCCTGGCAGATCGACGCCTACCGCTTCGAGCTTCCGTTCCTGGCGGCCCCGATGGACTCGGTCGTCTCACCGCAGACGGCGATCCGCATCGGCGAGATGGGCGGCCTCGGCGTACTGAACCTCGAGGGCCTGTGGACCCGGTACGAGGACCCGCAGCCGCTGCTCGACGAGATCGCCGACGAGCTCGACGAGGCGAACGCGACCCGTCGCCTCCAGGAGCTCTACGCCGCCCCGATCAAGGAAGAGCTGATCGGGCAGCGCATCAAGGAGGTGCGCGACTCGGGTGTGGTCACCGCCGCCGCGCTCTCCCCGCAGCGCACCGCGCAGTTCTCCAAGGCCGTCGTGGACGCCGGCGTGGACATTTTTGTGATCCGTGGGACCACTGTTTCGGCCGAGCACGTCTCGGGTGCTGCCGAGCCGCTGAATCTGAAGCAGTTCATCTACGAGCTGGACGTTCCGGTCATCGTGGGCGGGTGCGCGACCTACACCGCCGCCCTGCACCTGATGCGTACGGGCGCGGCCGGTGTGCTGGTCGGCTTCGGCGGCGGGGCCGCGCACACGACGCGTAACGTGCTCGGTATCCAGGTCCCGATGGCGACCGCCGTGGCCGATGTGGCCGCCGCGCGCCGTGACTACATGGACGAGTCCGGCGGCCGGTACGTGCACGTCATCGCGGACGGTGGCGTCGGCTGGTCCGGCGACCTGCCGAAGGCGATCGCCTGCGGTGCCGACTCGGTGATGATCGGCTCCCCGCTGGCCCGTGCCACGGATGCGCCCGGCAAGGGTCACCACTGGGGCATGGAGGCCGTGCACGAGGACGTACCGCGCGGAAAGCTCGTGGACCTGGGCATCGTCGGCACGACCGAGGAGATCCTGACCGGTCCCTCGCACACGCCGGACGGGTCGATGAACTTCTTCGGCGCGCTGCGGCGCTCGATGGCGACGACGGGCTACAGCGAGCTCAAGGAGTTCCAGCGCGTCGAGGTGACGGTGGCGGACGCGCAGCACAAGCGCTGA
- a CDS encoding nucleotide sugar dehydrogenase, which produces MPADLAVIGLGHLGLPLAQAAVATGIDTIGYDTDPHRLAGLAADRTHHADIRRLLSGGFRPITDPAELGRVRTAVICAPTPLGADRALDLTDVADAARALAARLRPHTTVILESPVYPGTTEEFLRPLLEEGSGLRAGRDFHLAYSPTRQDPGSRAHTYASTPKVIGGLTPACTESAAAFYGRLTDKVVRARGLREAEMTKLLESNYRHVNIALVNEMAVLCHEMGVDLWDVIRCAETKPFGFQPFRPGPGVGGHGVPMDPSYRPPTGGGALRMVGLAQDINNRMPQYAVQRCATLLNEHGKSARGARVLLLGVTYKPDLADQEGSAAPEIARRLMDLGASVSYHDPHVPDWRVHTVPVPRADSLYEAAAAADLTVLLQNHRTYDLQGLSVKAQLLLDTRGASPAGAAHRL; this is translated from the coding sequence ATGCCCGCAGATCTCGCCGTCATCGGACTCGGTCACCTCGGTCTCCCCCTCGCCCAGGCCGCCGTAGCGACCGGCATCGACACCATCGGCTACGACACCGATCCACACCGCCTCGCGGGGCTCGCCGCCGACCGCACCCACCACGCGGACATCCGCCGCCTCCTCTCCGGCGGCTTCCGCCCCATCACCGATCCGGCCGAACTGGGCCGAGTGCGTACCGCCGTCATCTGCGCCCCCACCCCCCTGGGCGCCGACCGCGCCCTCGACCTGACCGATGTCGCCGACGCCGCCCGCGCGCTGGCCGCCCGGCTGCGCCCGCACACCACCGTCATCCTCGAATCCCCCGTCTACCCGGGCACCACCGAGGAATTCCTCCGCCCCCTCCTCGAAGAGGGCTCGGGCCTGCGCGCCGGCCGCGACTTCCACCTGGCCTACTCCCCCACCCGCCAGGACCCCGGCAGCCGCGCGCACACGTACGCATCGACACCCAAGGTCATCGGCGGCCTCACCCCCGCCTGCACCGAGTCGGCCGCCGCCTTCTACGGCCGCCTGACCGACAAGGTCGTCCGCGCCCGCGGTCTGCGCGAGGCCGAGATGACCAAGCTCCTCGAATCGAACTACCGCCACGTCAACATCGCCCTGGTCAACGAGATGGCCGTCCTCTGCCACGAGATGGGCGTCGACCTCTGGGACGTCATCCGCTGCGCCGAGACCAAGCCCTTCGGCTTCCAGCCGTTCCGCCCCGGCCCCGGCGTCGGCGGCCACGGCGTCCCCATGGACCCCTCGTACCGCCCGCCCACCGGCGGCGGCGCACTGCGCATGGTCGGCCTGGCCCAGGACATCAACAACCGCATGCCGCAGTACGCCGTCCAGCGCTGCGCCACCCTCCTCAACGAGCACGGCAAATCCGCCCGCGGCGCCCGCGTCCTGCTCCTCGGCGTCACCTACAAGCCGGACCTCGCCGACCAGGAGGGCTCCGCCGCCCCCGAGATCGCCCGCCGCCTGATGGACCTCGGCGCCTCCGTCAGCTACCACGACCCGCACGTCCCCGACTGGCGCGTCCACACCGTCCCGGTCCCCCGCGCGGACTCCCTCTACGAGGCCGCGGCGGCGGCCGACCTGACCGTCCTGCTGCAGAACCACCGCACGTACGACCTGCAGGGCCTCTCGGTCAAGGCCCAGCTCCTCCTGGACACCAGAGGAGCCTCCCCGGCCGGGGCAGCGCACCGGCTCTGA
- a CDS encoding glycerol-3-phosphate dehydrogenase/oxidase produces the protein MRTATLGPEERAAALAGMAERELDVLVVGAGVVGAGTALDAVTRGLSTGLVEARDWASGTSSRSSKLIHGGLRYLEMLDFALVREALKERGLLLERLAPHLVKPVAFLYPLQHKGWERWYAGSGVALYDAMSVSSGHGRGLPAHRHLTRKHALRVAPALKKDALVGALQYYDAQMDDARYVATLVRTAASYGAHVANRARVIGFLREGERVVGARVKDVEAGGEYEIRAKQVVNATGVWTDDTQALIGERGQFHVRASKGIHLVVPKDRIHSTTGLILRTEKSVLFVIPWGRHWIVGTTDTDWDLDKAHPAASSADIDYLLEHVNSVLAVPLTRDDVQGVYAGLRPLLAGESDATSKLSREHTVAHPVPGLVVVAGGKYTTYRVMAKDAVDEAVHALDQRVAECVTENVPLMGAEGYNALWNARARIAVRTGLHVARVEHLLNRYGSMVEEVFELIAGDPSLADPLGGADDYLRAEVVYAASHEGARHLDDVLTRRTRISIETFDRGTRSAREAAELMAKVLGWDKEQIEKEVEHYEKRVEAERESQRQPDDLTADAARLGAPDIVPLDTP, from the coding sequence GTGAGGACAGCGACACTGGGACCCGAGGAGCGCGCGGCTGCGCTCGCCGGGATGGCCGAGCGGGAACTGGACGTGCTGGTCGTCGGCGCGGGAGTGGTGGGCGCGGGGACGGCGCTGGATGCGGTGACCCGGGGGCTCTCGACGGGGCTCGTGGAGGCGCGGGACTGGGCGTCGGGGACGTCCAGCCGGTCGAGCAAGCTGATCCACGGCGGGCTGCGCTATCTGGAGATGCTGGACTTCGCGCTCGTACGGGAGGCGCTGAAGGAGCGGGGGCTGCTGCTCGAGCGGCTGGCCCCGCATCTGGTGAAGCCGGTGGCGTTCCTCTATCCGCTCCAGCACAAGGGCTGGGAGCGGTGGTATGCGGGGAGCGGGGTGGCGCTGTACGACGCCATGTCGGTCTCCTCGGGGCACGGGCGCGGACTTCCCGCGCACCGGCATCTGACGCGCAAGCACGCGCTGCGGGTGGCTCCCGCGCTGAAGAAGGACGCCCTGGTCGGGGCGTTGCAGTACTACGACGCGCAGATGGACGACGCGCGCTATGTGGCGACGCTGGTGCGGACGGCGGCGAGCTACGGGGCCCATGTGGCGAACCGGGCGCGGGTGATCGGGTTCCTGCGGGAGGGCGAGCGGGTCGTGGGGGCCCGGGTGAAGGACGTGGAGGCGGGCGGGGAGTACGAGATCCGGGCCAAGCAGGTCGTGAACGCGACCGGGGTGTGGACGGACGACACTCAGGCGCTGATCGGGGAGCGCGGGCAGTTCCATGTGCGGGCGTCCAAGGGCATTCATCTGGTGGTGCCGAAGGACCGGATCCACTCGACGACCGGGCTGATCCTGCGGACGGAGAAGTCCGTTCTGTTCGTGATCCCCTGGGGCCGGCACTGGATCGTGGGGACGACCGACACGGACTGGGACCTGGACAAGGCGCATCCGGCGGCGTCGAGTGCGGACATCGACTATCTGCTTGAGCATGTGAACTCGGTGCTTGCGGTGCCGCTGACGCGGGACGACGTGCAGGGGGTGTACGCGGGGCTGCGGCCGCTGCTGGCCGGGGAGTCCGATGCCACGAGCAAGCTCTCGCGGGAGCACACGGTGGCGCATCCCGTGCCGGGGCTCGTGGTGGTGGCGGGCGGCAAGTACACGACGTACCGGGTGATGGCGAAGGACGCGGTGGACGAGGCCGTGCACGCGCTGGACCAGCGGGTCGCCGAGTGCGTCACGGAGAACGTGCCGCTGATGGGAGCCGAGGGATACAACGCCCTGTGGAACGCGCGGGCGCGGATCGCGGTGCGGACGGGGCTCCATGTGGCGCGCGTCGAGCACCTGTTGAATCGGTACGGGTCGATGGTCGAGGAGGTCTTCGAGCTGATCGCGGGGGATCCGTCGCTGGCGGATCCGCTGGGCGGCGCCGACGACTATCTGCGGGCCGAGGTCGTGTACGCGGCCTCGCACGAAGGGGCCCGGCACCTCGACGACGTACTCACCCGGCGCACGAGGATCTCGATCGAGACCTTCGACCGGGGGACGCGCAGTGCGCGGGAGGCGGCCGAGTTGATGGCGAAGGTGCTCGGCTGGGACAAGGAGCAGATCGAGAAGGAGGTCGAGCACTACGAGAAGCGGGTCGAGGCGGAGCGGGAGTCGCAGCGGCAGCCGGACGATCTCACGGCGGACGCGGCGCGGCTCGGGGCTCCGGACATCGTGCCGCTGGACACCCCTTGA